In Lacrimispora indolis DSM 755, a genomic segment contains:
- a CDS encoding RHS repeat-associated core domain-containing protein, whose protein sequence is MATGAFCLETTDLTLANMTKSQFRIQRFYNSRLSCKGIMGKGWRLNLESRLFLHDEEQAIDVLCFDGHMEQFFLQEENYRNMRQGDERYQLRKLPEEGFVMIDIPGDQKYYYDQMGRLTAIKGRGQCSTEIHYQKAHMSQVVTASGYVIDFIYEEDRLVEVREESGRTIQYKYENDYLTAVCHVDEGITTYQYEENHHISQVIDQNGHAYVRNEYDEKGRVAAQYYLDGSKSTIRYDPKKRENIVFIEALGRTERYRYNEQCLITHSFFDDGTIEETGYDEWTNKIYEKDRNGNIIRRDFSVFGNIVREELPSGQIWENEYDTEQHLIARTANTGEEFRYRYNPDGFLVEERTKVREGIWKRSQYERDSYGRILKKTDSRGNEISYTYDKNGGHLLPEPSQVTDAVGQTTIFEYDQAGRKVSTTTEYGTVEFCYNKQNYMIYVRDGKENETRRAYDKMGNMTALFPPNQGVGGHAWMYQYDFFDRLTETRDPLGNVWKQERDLAGNIIRKIHPCGYAKDGEAGYGTRYEYDSDSRRIRTIYPDESVERCFYDGNGNLIKKVRPESYDAQIDDGKGICYQYDGMNRLIRIIDEEGVAQKTLTYDLAGNLTEETDAMGYTTSHHYDLLGNRIATWKPIESTEEEVWYSVNLFEYDTESNLIREKRGRDKVHYGDYPLRYHELYFTYDKLNRLTGVKDRHGAKTVYQYNCLNQKVYESFQISEAVKRMISYEYDSAGNLVKKKEGIEERFLKAKGKEKTILAVTQYEYDPNGNCVRMITPKGYRKDWYYDALDRVIREEEQDKQGGIHRIYGYKYDPAGNLSERVDQSLKDRVYSRRYQYDQKDRLTHFVDENGGVSRFIYDKNDRILKVVRPEQYQADCDNGAGTEFAYNGQDQVVSVTTPDKRILHQYQYDLSGNLHSVWTGETEYTEYTYNAEGKTVGVYTGKGQAEKREAAQSFQYDAQGNITGVRDGNENLTQFVLDDWGRITEVYTPDGGIERYAYDYAGNIISTTDANGGTITYKYNSFGQVYERVDQEGNSEYFYYDEEGRPDLCIDRNDNHITTHYNMDNHLVYRRAEDGKGRYAVTNQYHYYPNGRLKESAGDGITYQYDYTATGLLSRKSSAGRSLLSYDYDKNGNVIELTDVTGIATRYTYDVLNRVREVRDSQNHTFLAAYQYTPEGRIRSLAYGNGVKTEYQYQDDGLMEHLVTVGSDGKVLLNYAYAYDGNGNCTKKSGDVYQNAYGYDVMNRLSEATYHGDTEQFTYDLAGNRLTRKTQTGEERYEYNCKNQLTGLETESDHMVYLYDKQGNLLSEQGKDVSRTYGYDPLNRQNSVTTEKGAASYRYDGEGLRYETEEAGKVIRFVFDRGELATEESGSEQKRYCRGHHVMSLQSAREDSPHYFVCDEMGSTIFLLDQEQEIRKSYHYDPFGSIIETSGSIENRITYTGQMYDGISGQYYLRARFYNPKIGRFMQEDAYRGDGLNLYAYCQNNPITYYDPSGYLGLCPAGKSNPQAEQTEGSGKIAQQEIDALKKTVIDEGQILKDMGLNNKELGPAIAGAYDSKTGKTYTAINEMHGALPDELHPILKERIMNMPPEVLDSYMYTHGAGSHAEIYAANKALLANPDANISDITIYVNRTLGTTKPVIEIPFQTCPHCEYILRGFNIISDIK, encoded by the coding sequence ATGGCAACCGGTGCATTCTGTCTGGAAACAACTGACCTGACGTTAGCAAATATGACAAAAAGCCAGTTTCGGATCCAACGGTTTTATAATTCCCGTCTGTCATGTAAGGGAATTATGGGGAAGGGCTGGAGGTTAAATTTAGAATCACGGTTATTTCTCCATGACGAGGAACAGGCAATTGATGTGCTATGCTTTGACGGACATATGGAGCAGTTTTTTCTTCAGGAGGAGAACTACCGAAACATGCGGCAGGGAGATGAGCGGTATCAATTGAGAAAGCTGCCGGAAGAAGGCTTTGTGATGATCGATATCCCAGGTGACCAGAAGTATTATTATGACCAAATGGGCCGTTTGACTGCCATCAAAGGACGAGGCCAGTGCAGTACGGAGATCCATTACCAGAAAGCTCATATGAGCCAGGTTGTGACAGCATCTGGATATGTGATTGATTTTATCTATGAGGAAGACCGTCTTGTTGAAGTCAGAGAAGAATCAGGACGTACCATACAATACAAATACGAAAATGATTATTTAACAGCAGTATGTCATGTGGATGAGGGAATAACTACCTATCAGTATGAAGAAAATCACCATATTTCTCAAGTGATAGATCAAAACGGTCATGCTTATGTAAGAAATGAATACGATGAAAAAGGCCGTGTGGCTGCCCAGTATTATCTGGATGGCAGTAAAAGCACAATCCGGTATGATCCTAAAAAACGGGAAAATATTGTTTTTATTGAGGCGTTGGGAAGAACCGAACGGTATCGGTATAATGAGCAGTGTTTAATTACTCACAGCTTCTTTGATGATGGGACAATAGAAGAGACAGGTTACGATGAATGGACGAATAAGATCTATGAGAAGGACCGGAATGGAAATATCATCAGGAGAGACTTTAGTGTTTTTGGCAATATAGTAAGGGAGGAGCTGCCTTCCGGTCAGATCTGGGAGAATGAATATGATACAGAACAGCATTTGATTGCCAGGACAGCAAATACCGGTGAAGAGTTCAGATATCGCTATAATCCTGATGGTTTTTTAGTGGAAGAAAGGACGAAAGTAAGAGAAGGTATTTGGAAGCGATCCCAATATGAACGTGATAGCTATGGCAGGATTTTAAAGAAAACAGACAGCAGAGGAAACGAGATAAGCTATACCTATGATAAAAATGGCGGGCATCTTTTACCGGAACCCTCTCAGGTTACGGATGCGGTTGGTCAAACAACGATCTTTGAATACGATCAGGCAGGACGAAAAGTTTCTACAACTACGGAGTATGGGACAGTAGAGTTTTGTTATAATAAGCAAAACTATATGATCTATGTCCGTGATGGAAAGGAAAATGAAACCAGGAGAGCCTATGATAAAATGGGAAATATGACGGCTCTTTTCCCGCCTAATCAGGGAGTCGGCGGCCATGCATGGATGTATCAGTATGATTTCTTTGACAGGTTGACTGAAACCCGTGATCCATTGGGAAATGTCTGGAAACAGGAAAGGGATCTGGCTGGAAACATCATCAGAAAGATACACCCCTGCGGTTATGCGAAAGACGGAGAGGCTGGCTATGGTACTCGTTATGAATATGATTCTGACAGCAGAAGGATTCGCACGATCTATCCGGATGAATCCGTGGAGCGATGCTTTTATGATGGAAACGGAAATTTGATCAAAAAGGTAAGGCCGGAATCTTATGATGCACAGATTGATGATGGGAAAGGGATTTGTTACCAATATGATGGCATGAATCGTCTGATTCGGATCATCGATGAGGAGGGTGTGGCTCAAAAAACCTTAACGTATGATTTGGCAGGAAATCTGACTGAAGAAACGGATGCCATGGGTTATACAACCAGCCATCATTATGATTTGTTAGGGAATCGGATTGCAACCTGGAAACCAATCGAATCAACTGAAGAAGAAGTATGGTATTCGGTAAACTTGTTTGAGTATGATACAGAATCAAATTTGATTCGTGAAAAGCGGGGACGCGATAAAGTTCATTATGGAGACTATCCCCTCCGTTATCATGAATTATATTTTACCTATGACAAGTTAAACCGGTTAACCGGAGTGAAAGACCGGCATGGAGCCAAAACTGTTTATCAATACAACTGCTTAAACCAGAAGGTTTATGAAAGCTTTCAGATCAGTGAAGCAGTCAAACGAATGATTTCTTATGAGTATGATTCTGCGGGCAATCTGGTGAAAAAGAAAGAAGGAATCGAAGAAAGGTTCTTAAAAGCAAAAGGGAAAGAAAAAACCATCCTGGCAGTTACTCAATATGAATATGATCCCAATGGAAACTGTGTCCGGATGATAACTCCCAAAGGGTATCGGAAGGATTGGTACTATGATGCTCTGGATCGTGTGATCAGGGAAGAAGAACAGGATAAACAGGGAGGAATCCACAGAATTTATGGGTATAAGTATGATCCGGCAGGAAATCTGTCAGAACGAGTGGATCAAAGCTTAAAGGACCGCGTTTACAGCCGCCGGTACCAGTATGATCAAAAAGACAGGCTCACGCATTTCGTGGATGAAAATGGAGGAGTAAGCCGTTTTATTTATGATAAGAATGATCGTATTTTGAAGGTGGTACGTCCGGAACAATATCAGGCCGATTGTGATAACGGAGCAGGAACAGAGTTTGCTTATAACGGTCAGGATCAGGTGGTATCGGTAACAACACCAGACAAACGCATACTGCATCAATACCAGTATGATCTGAGTGGAAATCTGCATTCGGTATGGACGGGTGAGACTGAATATACCGAGTACACATATAATGCAGAAGGTAAAACGGTAGGGGTCTATACCGGTAAGGGCCAGGCCGAGAAAAGAGAGGCGGCGCAGTCCTTTCAGTATGATGCCCAGGGAAATATTACAGGAGTCAGGGATGGGAATGAGAACCTGACCCAGTTTGTCCTTGATGACTGGGGGAGGATTACAGAGGTATATACACCCGATGGAGGAATCGAACGTTATGCCTATGATTATGCCGGTAATATCATCAGTACTACTGATGCCAACGGAGGAACGATTACTTATAAGTATAATAGCTTTGGCCAGGTGTATGAACGGGTTGATCAGGAAGGAAACAGTGAATATTTTTATTATGATGAAGAAGGCCGTCCAGACCTCTGCATAGACCGGAATGACAATCATATTACTACCCACTACAATATGGACAATCATCTGGTATACCGCCGGGCCGAGGATGGGAAAGGAAGATATGCCGTTACCAATCAGTATCACTATTATCCAAACGGCAGGTTAAAAGAGTCGGCAGGGGATGGAATTACCTATCAATACGATTACACAGCCACGGGGCTGTTAAGCAGGAAGTCATCAGCCGGGAGATCGTTACTGTCGTATGATTATGACAAGAATGGAAATGTAATAGAACTGACAGATGTAACAGGGATTGCAACCCGGTATACCTACGATGTTCTTAACCGGGTCAGAGAGGTGAGAGACAGTCAAAACCATACATTTCTGGCAGCGTATCAATATACGCCGGAAGGGAGGATCCGTTCCCTTGCCTACGGGAATGGAGTCAAAACAGAGTATCAATACCAGGACGATGGGCTGATGGAGCATCTGGTGACAGTAGGCTCTGACGGGAAAGTACTGCTTAATTATGCATATGCCTATGACGGAAATGGAAACTGCACGAAAAAGTCAGGGGATGTTTATCAGAATGCATATGGTTATGATGTAATGAACCGTTTGTCAGAAGCAACGTATCACGGTGACACAGAACAGTTTACTTATGATCTGGCAGGGAACCGGTTAACCAGGAAGACCCAAACCGGAGAAGAACGATATGAGTATAACTGTAAAAATCAACTGACAGGGCTGGAAACAGAATCAGACCACATGGTTTATCTCTATGACAAGCAGGGGAATCTGTTGTCAGAACAGGGAAAGGATGTCAGCCGAACCTATGGTTATGATCCTTTGAACCGGCAGAACAGCGTGACCACGGAAAAAGGTGCTGCCAGCTATCGGTACGATGGAGAAGGCCTGCGTTATGAAACGGAAGAAGCAGGAAAGGTGATCCGTTTTGTATTTGACCGGGGAGAATTAGCAACAGAAGAGAGTGGTTCGGAACAGAAACGTTATTGCCGGGGACATCATGTGATGTCATTGCAAAGTGCAAGAGAGGACTCCCCGCACTATTTTGTGTGTGATGAGATGGGAAGTACGATATTTCTGCTGGATCAGGAACAGGAGATCAGAAAAAGCTACCACTATGACCCGTTTGGAAGTATAATAGAAACGTCAGGAAGTATAGAAAACCGAATTACCTATACGGGTCAGATGTATGATGGAATCAGCGGTCAATACTACTTGAGGGCGAGGTTTTATAATCCGAAGATCGGCAGATTTATGCAGGAGGATGCGTACCGGGGAGATGGACTGAACCTCTATGCTTATTGTCAGAATAATCCTATTACTTACTATGATCCCAGTGGTTATCTGGGGCTGTGTCCGGCGGGGAAGAGTAATCCGCAGGCGGAGCAGACTGAGGGTTCGGGTAAGATTGCACAACAAGAAATTGATGCATTGAAAAAAACTGTAATTGATGAGGGACAGATACTCAAGGATATGGGATTAAATAATAAAGAATTAGGTCCAGCAATTGCAGGCGCCTATGATAGCAAAACAGGAAAAACCTATACAGCGATTAATGAGATGCATGGTGCACTTCCAGATGAGTTACACCCAATTTTAAAAGAGCGAATTATGAACATGCCACCAGAAGTTCTAGATTCATATATGTATACTCATGGAGCCGGTTCACATGCAGAGATTTACGCTGCTAACAAAGCATTATTAGCAAATCCAGATGCAAATATTTCTGATATTACAATTTATGTAAACAGAACATTAGGAACAACGAAACCAGTGATAGAAATCCCGTTTCAAACTTGTCCACATTGTGAGTATATTTTACGCGGCTTTAATATAATATCAGATATAAAATAA